Proteins encoded by one window of Bacillus sp. DTU_2020_1000418_1_SI_GHA_SEK_038:
- a CDS encoding CGCGG family rSAM-modified RiPP protein, which translates to MRRNWSISLEHGEYEEDIELLVKDAINAVEQTKKGYYVNVVTPAVFDHPGHYLTEALVLYFGSSIHINYIDQCGCGGHVLRVWKKESSN; encoded by the coding sequence ATGAGAAGAAACTGGTCAATTTCTCTAGAGCATGGAGAATATGAGGAGGATATAGAGTTACTTGTCAAGGATGCCATTAATGCGGTCGAGCAAACGAAAAAGGGCTACTATGTGAATGTTGTGACACCTGCTGTATTTGACCATCCTGGTCACTATTTGACAGAGGCTTTAGTTCTATATTTTGGCAGCAGCATTCACATCAATTATATTGATCAATGCGGCTGTGGGGGGCATGTGCTAAGAGTATGGAAAAAAGAATCGAGCAATTAG